The following coding sequences lie in one Polluticoccus soli genomic window:
- a CDS encoding class I SAM-dependent methyltransferase: protein MATLQTIQHFQKFSELLESPVLEIGSLIDPSYTQHKPLDIHQGGKPGEYIGVDIFHGEGVDHVINLCKVEELEKLPLKKFKTIHCHYVMEHVTDIFSMAKNIEALLDDGGVLLFSVPFSWRLHRIPVDMWRFTPQSIDYLFPNVEFIDEKSALSVRNGNKTFKIDQFPEFDFGSRLESYPGYIKWYVRLLRKLKLHNNVFNQRALLYETNLMMFGVKRNKPVYTYIDPQFV, encoded by the coding sequence GTGGCTACGCTACAAACAATACAGCACTTTCAAAAATTTAGTGAACTGCTGGAGAGCCCGGTGTTAGAAATAGGGTCCCTTATAGATCCCTCCTATACTCAGCACAAACCTCTTGACATACACCAGGGCGGAAAGCCTGGGGAATATATAGGTGTTGATATTTTTCACGGAGAAGGAGTTGACCATGTGATTAATCTTTGCAAGGTTGAGGAACTAGAAAAACTTCCCCTAAAAAAATTCAAGACGATTCATTGCCATTATGTAATGGAACACGTGACAGATATTTTTTCGATGGCAAAAAATATAGAGGCGTTATTGGATGATGGGGGAGTTCTATTATTTAGCGTTCCTTTCTCATGGAGGCTTCATCGGATTCCGGTAGACATGTGGCGGTTTACGCCTCAATCTATCGATTATTTGTTTCCTAACGTTGAGTTTATTGACGAAAAAAGTGCATTGTCCGTTCGGAATGGCAACAAAACTTTCAAAATCGACCAGTTTCCCGAATTTGATTTTGGTAGCCGTCTTGAATCATATCCCGGATACATTAAATGGTACGTCAGGCTTTTACGAAAGCTGAAATTGCACAACAATGTTTTTAACCAGCGTGCGTTGCTTTACGAAACCAACCTAATGATGTTTGGTGTCAAGAGGAACAAACCTGTTTATACTTATATAGATCCGCAATTTGTATAA
- a CDS encoding glycosyltransferase → MTRVALIGNMNNNFFAITRHLRDLGYDAHLFYRVAMDHFTPEADCWDEDYKEYCHEVNWLDKGICLIDEQRIREELNRFDFFIGQGDEAAAAHRAGVDMDVYYPYGSDVYKYAQLQQEFLPRHKVVHYLKSKDYAKTRRMLERGTPSKSMRGVIVNAKHILVDHTNEDFECQLRSLKCKGKIEHVPMPFIYPKAYQNRLDEKSNGWSDIIENVRRQYELLILYHGRQEWKSKYNEFTPKNTHHLIIGFADFLKQKRSSACLIMLDYGYDVQYSKQLITELGIAKHVIWLPKMMRKEIMNLISHVDVCAGEFGRSYLTFGTIVEAMLMGKPVIHHRDDALYVGAYPELYPLLNAREPDEIARAISLAADNPAHSRIMGKDASAWIKQFFIEKPLQRLVTLIENKIYDSGYATNNTALSKI, encoded by the coding sequence ATGACACGTGTTGCATTGATCGGCAACATGAATAATAACTTTTTTGCGATAACCCGTCATCTTCGTGATCTGGGTTACGATGCTCATTTGTTCTATCGTGTTGCTATGGATCATTTTACACCAGAGGCTGACTGCTGGGATGAAGATTACAAAGAATACTGCCACGAAGTAAACTGGCTGGATAAGGGTATTTGCTTAATCGATGAACAACGGATTCGAGAGGAACTAAATCGATTTGATTTTTTTATTGGCCAGGGCGACGAAGCTGCGGCTGCTCACCGCGCTGGGGTCGATATGGATGTTTACTATCCCTACGGATCTGATGTATATAAATATGCACAGTTGCAGCAAGAGTTTTTGCCAAGGCATAAGGTAGTGCATTATTTGAAATCGAAGGACTATGCGAAAACCAGGCGCATGTTGGAAAGGGGAACGCCTTCCAAATCAATGCGAGGTGTCATTGTCAATGCAAAGCACATTCTGGTCGATCACACGAATGAGGATTTTGAATGTCAACTACGAAGTCTGAAATGTAAGGGGAAGATAGAGCACGTGCCGATGCCATTTATTTATCCAAAGGCATACCAAAATCGTTTGGATGAAAAATCCAACGGTTGGAGTGATATAATCGAAAATGTAAGACGGCAGTACGAGTTGTTGATATTGTACCATGGCAGGCAAGAATGGAAATCGAAATACAACGAGTTTACTCCAAAGAATACGCACCATCTGATAATTGGTTTTGCTGATTTTCTTAAACAAAAAAGATCCAGCGCTTGTCTGATAATGTTGGACTATGGCTATGATGTACAATATTCTAAGCAGTTGATAACCGAGCTGGGTATTGCCAAACACGTTATATGGTTACCCAAAATGATGCGCAAAGAAATCATGAACCTGATCAGCCATGTGGACGTTTGCGCAGGAGAATTTGGCCGGAGCTATTTGACCTTTGGAACTATTGTAGAGGCAATGCTTATGGGCAAACCCGTAATACACCATCGTGATGACGCGCTTTATGTAGGTGCTTATCCTGAGTTGTACCCATTGCTAAACGCAAGAGAGCCAGATGAGATAGCTAGAGCTATTTCACTTGCTGCTGATAATCCAGCCCATAGCCGGATTATGGGAAAAGACGCCTCTGCCTGGATCAAGCAATTTTTTATAGAAAAGCCGTTGCAGAGACTTGTAACATTAATCGAAAACAAGATTTACGATAGTGGCTACGCTACAAACAATACAGCACTTTCAAAAATTTAG
- a CDS encoding GumC family protein has product MQRDLQPIFEDSGRERGSTITIESVVEKVVEYWPLLLFFVGFSLIGAYLYLRYSTPVYFIQSKIYVRDNSKGGMGDGQMLQELGVHTGGSTVDNEIEIFKSRNLMKRVVDELDLNIRYLIKGRVKSTELYKRGPFIVTPLYNEHAIKTSYGYRVLLTGNKFSVCDGSLVHNGKYGDTIKLSVGAVILSKNLLAKPELDKDGEYFFAISPIEALAKEYANSLIIEPVNKLVSILRISINDAVPERGEDIVNTLIDVYIKANVDDRNRVVNGTIEFVDDRLSEVKRELAGVEKDIELFKSENHFTSIEDQSKMLVGNTNDNAKQLLQSEVKLKIVESLASYLKNEKNYNRVVPSSFFVEDITLNNLINTYNQIQGQKEALLLTNTEHSPYVQNIDQRLANSRNDILANLSSMRNTLKVSVNELEKNSSSYNARISQVPAKERIFLEYSRQQNIIEQLYLFLLKKREETAISKSATVASARVIDPAEAEDVPVAPNSQKIFLIAFALGLAIPSGYLFLRDLFNVKIRSKKDVAKLTSMSVIGEIGRNHSDAAVAIKRDSRTQLSEQFRALRTNLQFLLTNGEEKTILITSSMSGEGKSFIAMNLASSLALLNKKVVLLELDLRKPKISVHFGIDNRIGLSNYAIGKADLHDIVKPSGIFDGLYIIPSGAIPPNPAELIMLPRVQELIEDLKKEFDYIVLDTAPIGLVTDAQLLNRYADVSLYVVREGYTHRQQVQTSHELYGSGKMNRMSIVLNDVKITRGNGYGYGAYGNGYFDNGLETEPKQTRLKKIINKL; this is encoded by the coding sequence ATGCAAAGAGATCTGCAACCAATATTTGAGGACTCAGGCCGTGAACGCGGATCTACTATCACTATAGAGAGTGTTGTAGAAAAGGTCGTTGAATACTGGCCATTACTGTTATTTTTTGTGGGCTTTTCTTTAATTGGTGCTTACCTCTATCTGCGATATTCAACGCCTGTTTATTTTATTCAGTCGAAAATATATGTGCGAGATAACTCGAAAGGCGGAATGGGCGATGGCCAGATGTTGCAAGAGCTAGGTGTACATACGGGTGGTAGTACAGTTGACAATGAGATCGAGATATTTAAAAGCCGGAATCTAATGAAGCGCGTTGTCGACGAGTTGGATCTGAATATCAGGTATCTTATTAAGGGTAGAGTTAAAAGTACCGAGCTTTACAAAAGAGGGCCTTTTATTGTTACACCACTTTATAATGAACATGCAATAAAGACTAGTTACGGTTATAGAGTCCTGCTTACAGGCAACAAGTTTTCTGTATGCGATGGTAGTCTGGTTCATAATGGAAAATATGGCGATACGATTAAGTTGTCAGTTGGTGCAGTTATCCTGTCTAAAAATTTGCTGGCAAAACCAGAGTTAGATAAGGACGGAGAGTATTTTTTCGCTATTAGCCCGATTGAGGCACTTGCGAAAGAATATGCGAATTCGCTGATAATTGAACCTGTCAATAAACTTGTTAGTATACTTAGAATATCAATTAACGATGCGGTGCCCGAGCGGGGAGAAGATATTGTCAACACTTTGATAGACGTTTATATCAAAGCCAACGTTGATGATAGGAACAGGGTTGTAAATGGTACTATTGAGTTTGTGGATGACAGGCTATCCGAAGTAAAGCGTGAGCTTGCCGGTGTAGAGAAGGACATTGAATTGTTCAAAAGCGAAAATCATTTTACCAGCATTGAAGACCAGTCAAAAATGCTTGTTGGTAATACTAATGATAACGCAAAACAGCTTCTTCAAAGTGAGGTAAAGTTGAAAATTGTTGAGTCACTGGCCAGCTATCTGAAAAATGAAAAAAACTACAACCGCGTTGTGCCGTCTTCGTTTTTCGTTGAGGATATAACGCTAAATAACCTGATCAACACTTATAACCAGATACAGGGGCAGAAAGAAGCGCTGTTGCTTACCAATACTGAGCATAGCCCTTATGTGCAAAACATCGATCAGCGACTAGCAAATTCGCGCAACGATATTCTTGCCAATCTCAGTTCAATGAGAAATACACTTAAGGTAAGTGTGAACGAACTGGAAAAGAACAGCTCAAGCTACAATGCCAGAATCAGCCAGGTGCCGGCAAAAGAAAGGATATTCCTGGAATACTCAAGGCAGCAAAATATAATTGAACAACTGTATTTATTCTTGCTGAAAAAGCGCGAAGAAACTGCAATATCCAAGTCTGCGACTGTTGCCAGCGCAAGAGTTATAGATCCTGCTGAAGCCGAAGATGTGCCCGTTGCCCCGAATAGCCAGAAAATTTTTCTGATAGCGTTTGCACTTGGATTGGCTATACCATCGGGGTATCTCTTTTTACGGGATTTGTTCAATGTTAAGATCAGGTCAAAAAAAGATGTGGCTAAGCTTACTTCCATGTCGGTGATTGGTGAAATAGGACGTAATCACAGTGACGCTGCAGTAGCTATTAAAAGAGATAGCAGAACCCAACTTTCGGAGCAGTTCCGTGCGCTTAGAACCAATTTGCAATTCTTACTCACCAATGGCGAAGAAAAAACGATTTTGATAACGTCTAGCATGAGCGGAGAGGGGAAATCGTTCATAGCGATGAATCTCGCCAGCTCCCTGGCATTGTTGAATAAAAAAGTGGTGCTATTAGAGCTTGACCTGAGAAAGCCTAAGATATCCGTTCATTTTGGGATCGATAATAGGATCGGTCTTTCAAATTATGCCATCGGCAAAGCCGATCTCCATGATATTGTGAAGCCGTCTGGTATTTTTGATGGACTTTACATAATTCCGTCAGGTGCGATTCCTCCAAATCCGGCAGAACTAATAATGCTGCCAAGAGTGCAGGAGTTAATAGAAGACTTAAAAAAGGAATTTGATTACATCGTTTTAGATACTGCACCGATTGGCTTAGTTACAGATGCACAATTGTTAAACCGTTATGCGGATGTATCATTGTATGTGGTCAGAGAAGGGTATACGCATCGCCAACAAGTACAGACCAGCCACGAACTATATGGTTCGGGCAAGATGAACAGGATGAGCATTGTATTAAATGATGTGAAAATTACACGCGGTAACGGATATGGCTACGGTGCTTATGGAAATGGTTACTTTGATAATGGATTAGAGACTGAACCCAAACAAACAAGACTAAAAAAGATCATTAATAAACTTTAA
- a CDS encoding oligosaccharide flippase family protein, whose amino-acid sequence MGIGKKAGKGFLSFLYRNVLEKLVGMVAMIILARKLSPYDFGLVSISEVLLAMVSVFGTTGLAEYLIAYREKDSDELFKSAFWFNIVVSLGILVVFLIAAPLWAYYQGDTRIWKICALVGLLFMFSQLQGIPKTWLSKHMLFEQQVKIQAPFILLIALGKVIAAYCNLGVYSLLIPTLFFQPFITVLLYRTASFRPSWNFYVHRWKDIYRFTRHLMGASILARIADQGDKIILSRVLGLEKLGIYNIAVQLADMLTSQIVMVSNSILSAVLPKYVDDKEQFYAHYINFLKTLSFLLFPVLGILLVAAKPIILTLYGDKWVEAVLPMQILLVYAMLRVVTSSYGCVMNSFHRVKDSFKVTLVYTPFHLVASFIGSLFGLAGLASAVVLIKSVFVNVNIKQIMNLVSKPQKTWYRDLAPSFINTYAIILLMLLFFMVAGEYIRLAPISQIMIIAGVFIIVYYIIFKLLFQRELQNISAFLGVTFPKSQSVFKMLFRI is encoded by the coding sequence ATGGGTATTGGGAAAAAAGCCGGAAAAGGCTTTTTAAGTTTTTTATACAGGAACGTACTGGAGAAACTGGTGGGTATGGTCGCAATGATCATTCTTGCCCGTAAGCTTTCGCCATATGATTTTGGGTTGGTAAGCATATCCGAAGTATTGCTGGCGATGGTGTCTGTTTTTGGTACCACCGGTTTAGCGGAATATCTCATTGCCTATCGCGAGAAGGACAGCGACGAATTGTTTAAATCTGCGTTTTGGTTTAACATAGTTGTCTCATTAGGCATTCTCGTGGTGTTTTTGATAGCGGCGCCGTTATGGGCTTACTATCAAGGTGATACCCGTATATGGAAAATATGTGCACTTGTTGGACTGTTGTTCATGTTTTCTCAACTACAGGGTATTCCGAAAACATGGCTTAGCAAACACATGTTGTTTGAGCAACAAGTGAAGATCCAGGCTCCTTTTATTCTCCTGATCGCATTGGGGAAAGTCATTGCCGCGTATTGCAATCTTGGTGTTTACAGCCTGCTGATTCCTACGCTGTTTTTTCAGCCGTTTATTACTGTCTTGCTTTATCGCACGGCATCCTTTAGGCCTTCATGGAATTTTTATGTTCATAGGTGGAAGGATATCTATCGTTTTACGCGACATTTAATGGGGGCAAGCATTCTTGCGCGGATTGCTGATCAAGGGGATAAGATCATTCTCAGCAGAGTACTAGGGCTCGAGAAACTTGGCATTTACAACATAGCTGTACAGCTGGCAGATATGTTGACTTCGCAGATCGTGATGGTTTCAAATAGTATTCTTTCAGCAGTATTGCCCAAATATGTTGATGATAAGGAACAGTTCTATGCTCACTATATCAATTTTTTGAAGACTCTTTCTTTCCTTTTATTTCCTGTTTTAGGAATACTATTGGTAGCAGCGAAGCCAATAATACTAACCCTGTATGGAGACAAGTGGGTAGAAGCCGTTTTGCCCATGCAAATATTGCTGGTTTATGCGATGTTGAGAGTTGTCACCAGTTCGTACGGTTGTGTAATGAATTCTTTCCACCGTGTAAAAGACAGTTTCAAAGTAACATTAGTGTACACGCCATTTCATTTAGTGGCCAGCTTTATCGGTTCATTGTTTGGGTTGGCAGGCTTGGCGTCGGCAGTAGTACTGATAAAATCTGTGTTTGTAAACGTTAATATCAAGCAGATAATGAACCTGGTAAGCAAACCACAGAAGACATGGTATCGCGACCTGGCGCCTTCTTTTATCAATACTTATGCTATCATTTTATTGATGTTACTGTTTTTTATGGTAGCTGGCGAGTACATCAGGCTCGCTCCTATATCTCAAATAATGATTATAGCGGGTGTGTTTATAATTGTATACTATATCATATTTAAGCTACTCTTCCAAAGAGAGCTGCAGAACATTTCTGCATTTTTAGGGGTAACATTCCCCAAATCCCAATCAGTCTTTAAAATGCTTTTTCGTATATGA
- the hisH gene encoding imidazole glycerol phosphate synthase subunit HisH, with amino-acid sequence MITIVDYGMGNWGSVRNMLKRIGVSAEITSDPETILKAKKIILPGVGSFDAAMSRIDALGLREPLTTKAVKEKIPVLGICLGMQLLTASSEEGERNGLNWIPAKTVRFQQRNALYKVPHMGWNLARQVRKHVMTSSFDRDTRFYFVHSYHVVATEEKYVLADTKYGYDFASIITNGDNVFGAQFHPEKSHSYGMHFLESFSKL; translated from the coding sequence ATGATAACCATAGTGGACTACGGAATGGGTAACTGGGGTTCCGTGCGGAATATGCTGAAACGCATCGGTGTGTCGGCAGAGATAACCAGCGATCCCGAAACTATACTTAAAGCAAAGAAGATCATATTACCGGGGGTTGGATCGTTTGATGCAGCGATGAGCCGAATAGATGCCTTGGGGTTGAGAGAACCGCTCACGACGAAAGCTGTTAAGGAAAAAATTCCCGTTCTGGGTATTTGTCTAGGCATGCAGCTGTTAACAGCAAGCAGTGAGGAGGGGGAACGAAATGGCCTAAATTGGATACCAGCAAAAACCGTTAGGTTTCAACAGCGAAATGCTTTGTACAAGGTGCCGCATATGGGCTGGAACCTGGCAAGACAGGTGCGGAAACACGTAATGACCAGCAGTTTTGACCGTGATACCAGGTTTTATTTTGTGCATTCTTATCATGTTGTTGCCACTGAAGAAAAGTATGTGCTTGCGGATACAAAGTATGGATATGATTTTGCCTCGATAATAACAAACGGCGACAATGTATTCGGCGCACAATTTCACCCTGAGAAAAGTCATAGCTATGGGATGCACTTTTTGGAAAGCTTTTCGAAATTATAG
- a CDS encoding AglZ/HisF2 family acetamidino modification protein, protein MLRTRVIPCLQLINGSLVKTVKFKNHSYIGDPVNTVRIFNELEVDELCFLDIRASVENREPDYELLGQIAEECFMPLAYGGGIRTIEAAHRILSTGFEKIIVNTEAYRNPQFVRDLTARFGSQAVIGSIDVKKNIWGKRQVYIYDGTKKVEVNPVEWARALVEYGAGELFVTSMDKEGTWEGYDLELIKEISQHVSVPVIANGGAGSMNDMHQAVFEGKASAVALSSFVVYQKKGMGVLVNFPDKESLYVFNQG, encoded by the coding sequence ATGCTAAGAACCAGAGTAATTCCCTGCCTTCAACTCATCAACGGTAGCTTGGTTAAAACTGTGAAGTTTAAAAACCACAGTTACATCGGCGATCCTGTAAATACTGTAAGGATATTTAATGAGCTGGAAGTTGATGAGCTTTGTTTTCTGGATATACGTGCGTCAGTTGAGAATCGTGAACCGGACTATGAGTTGCTGGGACAAATAGCGGAGGAATGCTTTATGCCGCTGGCTTATGGTGGAGGCATAAGGACGATAGAAGCAGCACATAGAATTCTCAGTACTGGTTTTGAAAAGATAATAGTAAATACTGAGGCATATCGGAACCCTCAATTTGTCCGCGATCTGACCGCACGCTTCGGTTCGCAGGCTGTTATCGGATCTATTGATGTAAAAAAGAACATATGGGGTAAACGACAAGTTTACATCTACGATGGAACAAAAAAAGTAGAGGTGAATCCTGTTGAGTGGGCGAGAGCCTTGGTAGAGTACGGCGCAGGCGAATTGTTCGTAACGTCGATGGATAAAGAAGGGACCTGGGAGGGCTATGATCTGGAATTGATAAAGGAAATTAGCCAGCATGTTTCAGTGCCTGTCATTGCTAATGGTGGAGCGGGTTCTATGAATGATATGCATCAAGCAGTTTTCGAGGGGAAAGCATCTGCTGTGGCATTAAGTAGTTTTGTAGTTTATCAAAAGAAGGGAATGGGTGTGCTGGTTAATTTTCCTGACAAGGAAAGTCTATATGTCTTTAACCAAGGGTAA
- a CDS encoding acyltransferase, translated as MNYFAHPTAVIDEGCIIGDNSKIWHFSHLMPACKIGANCNIGQNVVIASDVELGNNVKVQNNVSIYTGVTCADDVFLGPSCVFTNVANPRSAVNRRGQYARTHVGKGATIGANATIVCGHDIGEYAFVGAGAVITKHVPAYALVVGNPAKQIGWMSEYGHRLEFDKEGVATCPESRIHYQLADGSVVNLGK; from the coding sequence ATGAACTATTTTGCACATCCAACGGCAGTTATTGATGAGGGCTGCATAATTGGGGACAATTCAAAAATTTGGCACTTTTCTCACCTGATGCCAGCCTGTAAGATTGGCGCGAATTGTAACATTGGTCAAAATGTTGTGATCGCATCTGATGTTGAACTGGGTAATAACGTTAAGGTGCAGAATAATGTCTCGATTTACACGGGTGTTACCTGTGCAGACGATGTGTTTTTGGGGCCATCATGTGTTTTTACTAATGTTGCAAATCCTCGTAGTGCGGTTAACAGGCGCGGGCAGTATGCGCGTACACATGTTGGCAAAGGCGCTACGATAGGAGCAAACGCGACCATAGTCTGTGGACATGACATTGGTGAGTATGCATTTGTTGGCGCTGGTGCTGTTATTACAAAACACGTTCCTGCCTATGCTTTGGTAGTTGGTAATCCAGCAAAACAGATTGGGTGGATGAGTGAATATGGGCATAGATTGGAATTTGACAAAGAGGGTGTAGCTACTTGCCCGGAGAGTCGGATACACTATCAATTGGCAGATGGTTCTGTGGTGAATCTGGGGAAATGA
- a CDS encoding glycosyltransferase family 4 protein — MLGKVRILFTIPNFLTAGSGREMFNIVERLDKNIFEPIIAVNQVGGALYDEILNRGYPIISEKFCVDEHKPKFNKVISAVLLAKKFKRYNFQIWQSFNWSSDYTEALVARFSGARYIYVKKNMNWDRQAWKIKSILSTAIVARNTDLTNGPLNKRRFRHKTFFVPGGISADFWSSPSYDWRLRFNIPADATLVSCIAQLVKVKDQATLIRAVNEIDNVYLILAGAERDVAYTNSLRQLIAEKQLEERVFFAGSVGNVSELLQASDIFVLPTTNADGHEEGCPVALLEAMAAGVPCIVSDVAGSRDLARPRQTGLLFAPGQVAELAECIKYYMENPDVASAIASNGKEMVKAHYTLEKEAEGFSNMYKKIMKL; from the coding sequence ATGCTAGGTAAGGTTCGTATACTGTTCACTATACCTAATTTTCTCACTGCCGGCAGCGGACGAGAGATGTTCAATATCGTCGAGCGTCTTGACAAGAATATTTTTGAGCCAATTATAGCAGTCAATCAGGTTGGTGGAGCGTTATATGACGAAATATTGAACAGAGGCTATCCAATCATTTCGGAGAAATTTTGCGTTGATGAGCATAAGCCGAAGTTTAATAAGGTTATATCGGCTGTACTTCTTGCCAAAAAATTTAAGCGATACAATTTTCAAATATGGCAGTCATTTAACTGGTCATCAGATTATACGGAGGCACTCGTTGCGAGGTTTTCGGGAGCCCGTTATATTTATGTAAAGAAGAACATGAACTGGGACAGACAGGCATGGAAGATAAAAAGCATCCTGTCAACCGCTATTGTAGCCCGTAACACAGATTTGACAAATGGACCACTTAATAAACGTCGATTTAGGCATAAAACTTTTTTTGTTCCGGGTGGCATTTCAGCAGATTTCTGGTCATCACCATCATACGATTGGCGTTTACGGTTTAATATACCGGCAGATGCGACATTAGTAAGTTGTATTGCGCAGTTAGTTAAGGTGAAAGATCAGGCAACACTTATTAGAGCTGTCAATGAAATTGATAACGTCTACCTGATTTTGGCTGGCGCTGAGCGAGATGTAGCATACACAAATAGCCTGCGACAGTTGATTGCCGAAAAGCAGCTTGAAGAACGTGTGTTTTTCGCCGGATCAGTCGGTAACGTTTCTGAACTCTTACAGGCCTCTGACATTTTTGTGCTTCCCACTACTAACGCTGATGGTCATGAGGAAGGCTGCCCGGTGGCACTGTTGGAAGCGATGGCTGCTGGAGTACCTTGTATTGTCAGTGACGTTGCTGGCAGTCGTGACTTAGCTCGACCCCGACAAACAGGTTTGCTCTTTGCCCCTGGCCAAGTAGCGGAGCTGGCCGAGTGTATTAAGTATTATATGGAAAATCCTGACGTTGCATCGGCGATTGCAAGTAATGGCAAAGAAATGGTAAAAGCGCATTACACTCTTGAAAAGGAGGCCGAAGGTTTTTCAAATATGTACAAGAAGATAATGAAGCTGTGA
- a CDS encoding nucleotide sugar dehydrogenase, with amino-acid sequence MPNPPYRICIIGLGYVGLPLAVEFAKYYSVKGFDINQKRIAELRAGVDNTLEVDNGALKEVIELKTANKGIDFTNLLDEIADCNVYIVTVPTPVDKYNRPDLTPLYRASETVGKVLKTGDVVIYESTVYPGVTEEECVPVLERVSGLSFNKDFFCGYSPERINPGDKQHTVTKIKKVTSGSTPEIADVVDGIYRSIITAGTHKASSIKVAEAAKVIENAQRDINIAFVNELAKIFNRMNIDTHDVLAAAATKWNFLAFKPGLVGGHCIGVDPYYLAQKAQDVGYHPEIILSGRRLNDGMGGYIANEVVKLMIKKNVPVKKADVLLLGITFKENCPDVRNTRVIDIVNELRSYDINVTIYDPWANPQEVKHEYGIDTVSALPDDKYDAIVLAVAHKEFLSNHWKEHLKGEGIIYDVKGCLDRESIHSRL; translated from the coding sequence ATGCCCAATCCCCCATATCGCATTTGTATCATTGGCTTAGGATATGTAGGCTTGCCTCTAGCCGTTGAATTTGCAAAATACTATTCTGTAAAAGGATTCGATATTAATCAAAAGCGTATTGCAGAACTACGGGCCGGCGTCGACAATACATTAGAGGTCGACAACGGTGCGCTTAAGGAAGTAATCGAACTTAAAACCGCAAATAAGGGAATTGATTTTACAAATCTACTTGACGAAATTGCTGACTGCAACGTTTATATAGTGACCGTTCCAACTCCCGTAGATAAATACAATCGCCCTGATCTGACACCTTTGTACCGCGCTAGTGAAACGGTTGGCAAAGTTTTGAAGACTGGAGATGTGGTAATATATGAATCTACAGTTTACCCCGGCGTTACTGAGGAAGAGTGTGTGCCAGTATTGGAGAGAGTATCTGGATTGTCATTTAATAAGGATTTTTTCTGTGGATACTCGCCTGAGAGGATCAATCCGGGAGATAAGCAACATACTGTGACGAAGATCAAAAAAGTAACTTCAGGATCTACGCCTGAAATTGCGGACGTCGTGGATGGAATATACAGGTCAATTATCACTGCCGGCACCCATAAAGCATCAAGTATAAAGGTTGCAGAGGCGGCGAAAGTAATTGAGAATGCGCAGAGAGATATCAATATCGCATTTGTAAATGAGTTGGCGAAAATATTCAATCGCATGAATATTGATACGCACGATGTACTTGCTGCTGCTGCTACCAAGTGGAATTTTCTAGCCTTTAAACCTGGACTCGTAGGCGGACACTGTATTGGTGTAGATCCCTATTACCTGGCACAAAAAGCACAAGATGTAGGTTATCATCCGGAAATAATTCTTTCCGGACGCAGGTTGAATGATGGGATGGGAGGATACATTGCAAACGAGGTAGTGAAGCTAATGATCAAAAAGAATGTACCTGTCAAGAAAGCAGATGTATTACTGCTTGGCATCACATTCAAAGAAAACTGCCCGGACGTTCGTAATACACGCGTAATTGACATTGTGAATGAATTGCGGTCATACGACATTAATGTAACGATCTATGACCCGTGGGCAAACCCACAGGAAGTAAAACATGAATATGGCATTGATACTGTAAGCGCATTGCCTGATGATAAGTATGACGCGATAGTACTCGCAGTGGCGCACAAAGAATTCTTATCCAATCACTGGAAAGAACATCTTAAGGGTGAAGGTATTATTTACGACGTAAAAGGATGCCTTGACAGAGAATCAATTCACTCTAGACTATAG